The proteins below are encoded in one region of Paraburkholderia aromaticivorans:
- a CDS encoding ATP synthase subunit I, translating to MTTLFPLIAQIATGLCVGFLAGSIHFASLHWNVRLIVAGSPGRAFALQLLRMAGVAVLFFALAKLGPWALLCGAAGLLLARFAILQRVRAAP from the coding sequence ATGACAACTCTCTTCCCGCTGATCGCCCAGATTGCGACAGGCCTGTGCGTCGGCTTTCTGGCTGGCTCGATCCATTTCGCGAGCTTGCACTGGAACGTCAGGCTGATCGTCGCGGGTTCGCCCGGCAGGGCATTTGCGCTGCAACTGCTACGCATGGCCGGCGTGGCCGTTCTGTTCTTCGCGCTGGCGAAGCTTGGCCCGTGGGCGCTGCTGTGCGGAGCCGCAGGCCTGCTGCTCGCACGCTTCGCTATTCTTCAGCGCGTTCGGGCGGCGCCATGA
- a CDS encoding F0F1 ATP synthase subunit A, with translation MIASPLVTATLFHIGPIGVSTPVVTTWVIMALLATGAACYTRRLSLTPSKMQTLLELLVGTIDDQIRDTMQAEPERYRALVGTLFLFILVSNWSSLLPGVEPPTAHVETDAALALIVFCATIFYGIRSRGLLRYLAAFAEPTWIMIPLNVIEQITRTFSLVVRLFGNVMSGVFVVGIVLSLAGLLVPIPLMALDLLTGTVQAYIFTVLAMVFIGAALADNSPKTSSKQAGAQ, from the coding sequence ATGATCGCCTCGCCGCTCGTCACCGCCACACTGTTCCATATCGGCCCAATCGGCGTCTCGACGCCCGTGGTCACGACGTGGGTCATCATGGCGCTGCTCGCGACCGGCGCAGCCTGCTACACGCGCCGCTTGTCGCTGACGCCGTCGAAAATGCAAACGCTGCTGGAGTTGCTCGTCGGCACGATAGACGACCAGATTCGCGACACGATGCAGGCCGAGCCCGAGCGTTATCGCGCGCTGGTCGGCACGCTCTTTCTCTTCATTCTCGTCAGCAACTGGTCGTCGCTCCTGCCTGGCGTAGAACCGCCGACCGCGCATGTCGAAACCGATGCCGCGTTGGCCTTGATCGTTTTCTGCGCGACGATCTTTTATGGAATCCGCTCGCGCGGCCTGCTCCGTTACCTTGCCGCGTTCGCCGAACCCACGTGGATCATGATCCCGTTAAACGTGATCGAGCAGATCACGCGGACCTTTTCTCTGGTGGTGCGGCTGTTCGGCAATGTGATGAGCGGCGTGTTCGTCGTCGGCATCGTGTTGTCGCTGGCGGGCCTTCTTGTGCCGATTCCGCTCATGGCGCTCGACCTCCTGACGGGCACAGTGCAGGCCTACATCTTCACCGTACTCGCGATGGTTTTCATCGGCGCGGCACTTGCCGACAATTCCCCAAAAACTTCCAGCAAACAGGCAGGCGCGCAATGA
- a CDS encoding F0F1 ATP synthase subunit C produces the protein MNDLIQVVSILAAALAVSFGAIGPALGEGRAVAAAMDALARQPESAGTISRTLFVGLAMIETMAIYCLVIALLVLFANPFIK, from the coding sequence ATGAACGACCTTATCCAGGTGGTGAGCATTCTCGCGGCGGCGCTCGCCGTTTCGTTCGGCGCGATCGGACCCGCGCTTGGCGAAGGCCGCGCGGTGGCAGCCGCGATGGATGCCCTCGCCCGCCAGCCAGAATCAGCCGGCACGATATCGAGGACGCTGTTTGTCGGTCTCGCGATGATCGAGACCATGGCGATCTATTGCCTCGTGATCGCGTTGCTCGTGCTGTTCGCGAATCCTTTCATCAAGTGA
- a CDS encoding F0F1 ATP synthase subunit delta, translating into MHINWWTLGFQTLNALVLVWLLARFLFRPVAKIVAERQLTAATLMAEAAAAKAAALDERQKVDADTAQFAGQRAQLLEAATAEAAQLKTSLEESARAETEQMRTAALAAADASRRDAAAADADRASQFALDIAARLLDRLPAEARIAGFIDGLASELAKLPESTRAQLTGEDNAVQLIAPRMLTDTELAACRTAFAQALGHELQIQITVDPAVIAGLELEAPHALVHNSFRHDLASLKTELLAHDTVPA; encoded by the coding sequence ATGCACATCAACTGGTGGACGCTCGGCTTTCAGACCCTCAACGCGCTTGTGCTCGTCTGGTTGCTGGCGCGCTTCCTGTTTCGCCCGGTGGCAAAAATCGTGGCCGAACGTCAACTCACCGCCGCAACGCTGATGGCTGAGGCTGCCGCGGCCAAAGCGGCAGCGCTCGACGAACGGCAGAAGGTCGACGCAGACACTGCGCAGTTCGCCGGGCAGCGTGCACAACTGCTCGAAGCCGCGACGGCTGAAGCGGCCCAACTCAAAACGTCGCTGGAAGAGAGCGCGCGCGCCGAAACCGAGCAGATGCGCACAGCCGCCCTGGCGGCGGCCGACGCCAGCCGCCGCGACGCCGCGGCAGCCGACGCTGACCGCGCCTCTCAATTTGCACTCGACATCGCCGCGCGGCTGCTCGACCGGTTGCCCGCGGAGGCGCGGATTGCCGGCTTCATTGACGGGCTCGCGAGCGAACTCGCCAAACTGCCCGAATCGACCCGGGCGCAGCTGACCGGCGAAGACAACGCCGTCCAGCTGATCGCGCCGCGCATGCTCACTGACACTGAACTGGCCGCCTGTCGCACGGCATTCGCACAAGCGCTTGGTCATGAGCTGCAGATTCAGATCACAGTCGATCCCGCAGTCATCGCAGGGCTCGAACTGGAAGCGCCGCATGCGCTCGTGCACAACAGCTTCCGTCACGATCTGGCTAGCCTGAAAACGGAGCTCCTCGCTCATGACACCGTCCCAGCTTGA
- a CDS encoding F0F1 ATP synthase subunit alpha, with product MTPSQLEQPERAAADHDWLAGSRAVLGRAQFAAHAETVGRVEHVSDGIASVSGLPEVRLNELLRFEGSRLGFALTLDADAIGAVLLDDGDAITAGSCVTGTGQVVEVPVGPGLLGRVIDPLGRPLDRDEPIQAAMHLPIERPAPSIIDRDLVAQPVATGILLIDALFAIGRGQRELIIGDRATGKTSIAIDTIVNQKHSDMICVYVAIGQRATAVQRVIDAVRRHGAPERCVFVVASAAASPGLQWVAPFSGFSIAEYFRDRGQHVLIVIDDLSKHAATHRELALLTREPPGREAYPGDIFYLHARLLERAAKLSTELGGGSLTALPIAETDAGNLSAYIPTNLISITDGQIMLDAALFAANQRPSVDVGLSVSRVGGKAQLPALRKVSGRLRLDYSQFLELEMFTRFGGLMEARVKAQVVRGERIRALITQPRFAPLRAVDEIALLAALADGVFDSLPASVIATVRGRLAAHLDANGGPAASAALAASGSLEAATLAALVTAVRDLAIQVSSVPSTQGGIP from the coding sequence ATGACACCGTCCCAGCTTGAACAGCCTGAGCGCGCGGCAGCCGACCACGACTGGCTCGCCGGCAGTCGCGCCGTGCTCGGACGCGCCCAGTTCGCTGCGCACGCTGAAACGGTCGGCCGGGTCGAACACGTGTCAGACGGCATCGCGTCAGTTTCCGGCTTGCCTGAGGTCCGGCTGAACGAGTTGCTGCGCTTTGAAGGTAGCCGGCTCGGCTTTGCGCTCACGCTTGATGCCGACGCTATCGGCGCCGTGCTGCTCGACGACGGCGACGCCATCACCGCCGGCTCGTGTGTGACCGGAACAGGGCAAGTGGTCGAAGTACCGGTCGGTCCAGGCTTGCTGGGGCGAGTGATCGATCCGCTCGGCAGGCCGCTCGATCGCGACGAACCGATCCAGGCCGCGATGCATCTGCCGATCGAACGGCCCGCGCCGTCCATCATCGACCGCGATCTCGTCGCGCAACCGGTCGCGACCGGCATCCTGCTGATCGACGCGCTGTTTGCGATCGGACGCGGGCAGCGCGAGTTGATCATCGGCGATCGCGCGACCGGCAAGACTTCGATCGCGATCGACACCATCGTCAACCAGAAGCACTCGGACATGATCTGCGTGTATGTCGCGATCGGCCAGCGCGCCACGGCCGTGCAACGCGTCATCGACGCCGTGCGCCGGCACGGCGCGCCTGAACGGTGCGTATTCGTGGTCGCGTCGGCAGCGGCGTCGCCTGGTTTGCAATGGGTTGCGCCGTTCAGCGGATTCTCCATCGCCGAATATTTCCGTGACCGTGGGCAACACGTGCTGATCGTGATCGACGATCTGAGCAAGCACGCCGCGACGCATCGCGAACTTGCGTTGCTCACGCGCGAGCCGCCGGGTCGCGAGGCCTATCCGGGCGACATCTTCTACCTGCATGCACGGCTGTTGGAACGCGCGGCGAAACTGTCCACGGAACTGGGCGGCGGTTCGCTGACCGCCTTGCCGATCGCGGAAACCGATGCCGGTAATCTGTCAGCCTACATTCCCACCAATCTGATCTCGATTACCGACGGGCAGATCATGCTCGACGCCGCGCTTTTCGCCGCGAACCAGCGGCCTTCGGTGGACGTCGGCCTGAGTGTGAGCCGGGTCGGCGGCAAGGCGCAGTTGCCTGCGTTGCGCAAAGTATCGGGGCGCCTGCGGCTCGATTACTCACAGTTTCTGGAACTGGAGATGTTCACCCGCTTCGGCGGTCTCATGGAGGCTCGTGTCAAGGCCCAGGTGGTCCGCGGCGAGCGGATCCGTGCCTTGATTACTCAACCGCGTTTCGCGCCGCTACGTGCCGTCGATGAGATCGCGCTACTGGCCGCGCTCGCCGACGGCGTATTCGATTCGCTGCCGGCTAGTGTCATTGCAACGGTCCGCGGGCGTCTCGCTGCTCACCTCGATGCCAACGGCGGTCCTGCGGCCAGCGCGGCGCTCGCCGCGTCCGGATCGCTTGAGGCGGCCACGCTTGCCGCGCTAGTCACCGCCGTGCGAGACCTTGCCATCCAGGTCAGCAGCGTGCCCTCCACACAAGGCGGGATCCCGTGA
- a CDS encoding F0F1 ATP synthase subunit gamma — protein MSNKLSEVQTRMVGVHGLESVVGAMRGIAAARSREARSRLDGIQACARMVGAAIGDALLLAGSPASATSIDAPAAGALTIILGAEQGFVGTFNEHVIDAAANSAAASPTEYFMVGDRVKVAAAERGLMIGWSAPMVTHADEVPALADRLANALYRRLEAGRVAQVKIVHAVPTSSAMVEVSQQMLLPFDFDRFSITPGRDAPLVTLAPQRLLERLAQEYVFAQLCEAIMLSFAAENEARMRAMIAARTNVHNTLEQLAGTFRQLRQEEITSEIVELSAGNLAAAEGRRKPHLRGCTSRQFNADTLRQSGGPLQSASKEP, from the coding sequence GTGAGTAACAAGCTCAGTGAAGTTCAGACGCGCATGGTGGGCGTGCACGGCCTCGAATCCGTAGTGGGTGCGATGCGCGGTATCGCCGCGGCCCGCTCGCGTGAAGCCCGCAGTCGCCTGGACGGCATTCAGGCGTGCGCGCGGATGGTCGGCGCAGCGATCGGGGATGCCCTGCTGCTGGCCGGCAGCCCTGCGTCGGCTACCTCTATCGACGCCCCGGCGGCCGGAGCGCTAACGATTATCCTGGGTGCCGAACAGGGTTTTGTCGGCACGTTCAACGAACATGTGATCGATGCGGCGGCCAACTCGGCGGCGGCTTCGCCGACTGAGTACTTCATGGTCGGCGACCGCGTCAAAGTAGCAGCAGCGGAACGCGGGCTGATGATCGGCTGGTCGGCGCCGATGGTCACGCATGCCGACGAAGTGCCGGCGCTAGCCGATCGTCTCGCGAATGCTTTGTACAGGCGTCTCGAGGCCGGACGTGTGGCTCAGGTAAAGATCGTGCATGCGGTGCCGACTTCATCCGCGATGGTCGAAGTCTCGCAGCAGATGCTTTTACCCTTCGACTTCGACCGGTTTTCGATCACGCCAGGCCGTGACGCACCGCTCGTCACCCTCGCCCCCCAGCGGTTGCTGGAACGACTCGCGCAGGAATACGTGTTCGCGCAACTCTGCGAAGCCATCATGCTGTCGTTCGCGGCTGAAAACGAAGCGCGCATGCGGGCCATGATCGCCGCTCGCACGAACGTCCACAACACGCTCGAACAATTAGCCGGCACCTTCCGCCAGTTGAGGCAGGAAGAAATCACCTCGGAAATCGTCGAACTGTCGGCAGGCAACCTCGCGGCCGCTGAGGGTCGACGCAAACCGCATCTGCGAGGTTGCACGTCGCGTCAGTTCAACGCCGACACGCTGCGGCAAAGCGGCGGCCCATTGCAATCAGCCTCAAAGGAACCCTGA
- a CDS encoding PHA/PHB synthase family protein, translating to MDTRSRITPPLEPVLPGKPLPSATDNVFRTLDRAKEASIARMTGGVSPAAMTLAFSDWLIHLASAPGKRMELAALLVQHAARIRDYVSQMATGNYAQPLAEPAAGDHRFQADVWQTEPFRLWQQSFLLAEQWWNAATRDVPGMAPHHERVVSFTARQLLDVAAPTNSLFTNPEVLQRTASTYGANLAQGARNAIDDIQRQANGQPAVGTENFKVGADVAVTPGKVVFRNHLIELIQYSPTTDTVAAEPLLIVPAWIMKYYILDLSPHNSLIRYMVEQGHTVFCISWRNVGADDRNLSLDDYRRLGVMAALDAISEVVPDQKIHAAGYCLGGTLLAIAAAAMAGVGDERLASVTLLAARTDFTEPGELQLFVDDSEVYFLESMMWSQGFLAGNQMSASFQLLHSNDLIWSQVIHDYLLGERTPMIDLMAWDADSTRMPYRMHSEYLRELFLNNDLASGRYGVDGRRVLVQNIRAPIFAVSMERDHIAPWQSVYKIHYLSDTDITCVLTSGGHNAGIVSEPGHAHRQYRIKHTAATDLRIDPEAWAAAATPQDGSWWPAWSAWLDARADQKRATPPHMGMPGTALATLADAPGTYVFQH from the coding sequence ATGGATACCCGTTCAAGGATCACCCCGCCGCTGGAACCCGTGCTTCCCGGCAAGCCCCTCCCCTCAGCGACGGACAATGTTTTCCGCACGCTGGATCGCGCGAAGGAGGCGTCCATCGCACGTATGACCGGCGGCGTTTCGCCTGCCGCGATGACGCTGGCGTTCTCCGACTGGCTGATCCATCTCGCGTCGGCGCCCGGCAAACGGATGGAGCTTGCGGCGTTGCTCGTCCAGCATGCTGCGCGAATCCGTGACTACGTATCCCAGATGGCGACCGGCAACTATGCACAGCCGTTGGCGGAGCCCGCCGCGGGCGACCACCGCTTCCAGGCCGACGTCTGGCAGACCGAGCCTTTCCGGCTATGGCAGCAGAGCTTCCTGCTGGCTGAGCAATGGTGGAACGCCGCCACTCGCGACGTGCCGGGCATGGCGCCTCACCATGAGCGCGTCGTATCGTTCACCGCGCGCCAGCTTCTCGATGTGGCCGCCCCCACAAACTCACTGTTCACCAATCCCGAGGTCCTGCAACGCACGGCCTCGACCTATGGCGCGAATCTCGCGCAAGGTGCCCGCAATGCCATCGACGACATCCAGCGCCAGGCAAACGGGCAACCCGCTGTGGGAACTGAGAACTTCAAGGTTGGCGCCGACGTCGCCGTGACACCGGGCAAGGTGGTGTTCCGCAACCATTTGATCGAACTGATCCAGTACAGCCCGACCACTGACACGGTCGCCGCAGAGCCGCTGTTGATCGTGCCGGCCTGGATCATGAAGTACTACATCCTCGATCTCTCCCCACACAACTCGCTGATCCGCTACATGGTCGAACAGGGCCACACCGTGTTCTGCATTTCATGGCGCAACGTCGGTGCGGATGATCGCAATCTGAGTCTCGACGACTATCGCAGGCTCGGTGTCATGGCCGCGCTGGATGCAATTTCCGAGGTCGTGCCGGATCAGAAGATCCATGCCGCCGGCTACTGCCTCGGGGGCACGTTGCTCGCCATCGCAGCGGCGGCGATGGCCGGCGTGGGCGACGAACGGCTCGCATCGGTCACGTTGCTGGCCGCGCGAACGGATTTCACCGAGCCCGGCGAGCTGCAACTTTTCGTCGACGACAGCGAGGTCTATTTCCTGGAAAGCATGATGTGGTCGCAGGGCTTTCTGGCGGGCAATCAGATGTCCGCGTCGTTCCAGCTTTTGCACTCGAACGACCTGATCTGGTCGCAAGTCATTCACGACTATCTGCTGGGCGAGCGCACGCCGATGATCGACCTGATGGCATGGGACGCCGACTCTACCCGCATGCCGTACAGGATGCACTCGGAGTACCTGCGCGAACTGTTCCTGAACAACGACCTGGCGTCCGGCCGCTACGGCGTCGACGGCAGACGGGTGCTGGTTCAGAACATCCGCGCGCCGATATTCGCGGTGAGCATGGAACGCGACCATATCGCGCCATGGCAGTCCGTCTACAAGATCCACTATCTGTCAGATACCGATATCACCTGCGTGCTGACCAGCGGCGGTCACAACGCGGGCATTGTCAGCGAGCCCGGTCACGCCCATCGTCAATACAGAATCAAGCACACCGCCGCCACCGATCTGCGTATCGATCCCGAAGCGTGGGCGGCAGCCGCCACGCCGCAGGACGGCTCATGGTGGCCCGCATGGAGCGCATGGCTCGATGCGCGCGCGGATCAAAAGCGCGCCACGCCGCCGCATATGGGAATGCCTGGCACCGCGCTCGCGACGCTGGCAGACGCGCCCGGCACCTACGTATTTCAACACTGA
- a CDS encoding bifunctional enoyl-CoA hydratase/phosphate acetyltransferase, translating to MNDNLLHNRTFADREIGESASLVNTATRDDIELFAAMSGDVNPAHMDAAFAAQDMFGHIVVQGMWTAGQVSALLGTRMPGPGTIYLDQTLQFRHPVIPGDVITTTATVKEKRVDKRIVLLDTVCINQKGELVLTGLATVIAPAEPIVWPRMPRPDVSVRRHNRYEAFIQEARVHPALRTAVVYPCSPETILAAIEARDEGLLDPILIGPEAAIRAAAKIAQVSLDGVTIEAVANSRAAAVRAVEMGAAGKVAALMKGSLETAELLAAIVDPASNMRTGRRISHVYVMDVPAYSKPLIVTDAAVNIAPSLEQKRDICQNAIDLLHLLGIAEPRVAVLAAVETVNPRMRTTLDAAALTVMAARGQIRGAHVDGPLAFDNAISFAAAKTKHIDSAVAGQADILLVPDLEAGNMLAKQLIYFAGADAAGLVLGASLPIIMTSRADSLRVRLASAALAKLVSERAQAGMVQP from the coding sequence GTGAACGATAACCTCCTGCACAACCGCACTTTCGCCGATCGCGAGATCGGCGAGTCCGCGTCACTGGTCAACACCGCGACCCGCGACGACATCGAGTTATTCGCGGCCATGTCCGGCGACGTCAACCCGGCGCACATGGACGCGGCATTCGCTGCACAGGATATGTTCGGCCATATCGTCGTGCAGGGCATGTGGACTGCTGGGCAGGTGTCGGCGCTGCTCGGCACCAGAATGCCCGGGCCTGGCACGATCTATCTCGATCAGACCTTGCAGTTCCGTCACCCGGTCATCCCAGGCGACGTAATCACCACCACGGCAACCGTGAAAGAAAAGCGCGTCGACAAGCGGATCGTTCTGCTCGATACGGTATGTATCAACCAGAAAGGCGAATTGGTACTGACCGGCCTGGCCACCGTCATTGCCCCGGCTGAGCCGATCGTCTGGCCGCGCATGCCGCGGCCAGACGTGAGCGTCCGTCGCCATAACCGCTATGAGGCATTCATTCAGGAGGCGCGCGTGCATCCCGCGTTGCGCACCGCCGTGGTCTATCCCTGTTCTCCCGAGACCATCCTGGCCGCGATCGAGGCGCGCGACGAAGGACTGCTCGACCCGATCCTGATCGGACCGGAAGCGGCTATCCGGGCTGCGGCAAAAATCGCCCAGGTCAGCCTCGACGGCGTGACGATCGAAGCGGTGGCGAATAGCCGTGCCGCCGCCGTGCGCGCGGTTGAAATGGGTGCGGCCGGCAAGGTGGCGGCGCTGATGAAAGGCAGTCTGGAAACGGCAGAGCTGCTGGCTGCGATCGTCGATCCGGCGTCGAATATGAGGACCGGCCGACGGATCAGTCACGTCTACGTCATGGACGTGCCGGCCTATTCCAAACCGCTGATCGTCACTGACGCTGCGGTGAATATCGCGCCGTCGCTCGAACAGAAACGCGATATCTGCCAGAACGCGATCGATCTGCTGCATCTGCTTGGCATTGCGGAACCGCGGGTTGCCGTACTCGCCGCCGTGGAGACGGTCAACCCCAGGATGCGGACCACGCTCGACGCTGCCGCGCTCACCGTGATGGCCGCGCGCGGCCAGATTCGCGGCGCACACGTCGACGGCCCGCTCGCCTTCGACAATGCGATCAGCTTCGCCGCGGCGAAAACCAAGCATATCGATTCAGCTGTAGCCGGCCAGGCCGACATTCTGCTGGTGCCCGATCTCGAAGCCGGCAACATGCTGGCGAAACAACTCATCTACTTCGCCGGCGCGGATGCGGCCGGGTTGGTGCTCGGCGCGAGCCTGCCCATCATCATGACCAGCCGGGCCGACAGCCTTCGCGTACGGCTCGCCTCCGCCGCGCTCGCCAAGCTGGTTTCGGAACGCGCTCAAGCGGGCATGGTGCAGCCGTGA